A part of Girardinichthys multiradiatus isolate DD_20200921_A chromosome 12, DD_fGirMul_XY1, whole genome shotgun sequence genomic DNA contains:
- the LOC124878084 gene encoding kinesin-like protein KIF27: MSEVCVRVAVRIRPLLRRELLHHHKVCVRVVPPGSAQVMLGSDRLFSFDHAFGPTASQDEVYESCVQPLVESLLDGYNATVFSYGQTGSGKTYTLGGGSQDEGGIIERVAQHVFLLLATQKNNESVEAMVRVSYMELYREELRDLLDMNTNYKELHIRDDEKGNTVVVGAREMVVTSAEELLSVVEMGNALRHTGATGMNEHSSRSHVILTLQVNICSQSNNNPSLKSVRSSKLCLVDLAGSERAGKTENTGAQFKESALINTGLLALGNVIRALSDRRRCRRGNSCSGAHVPYRDAKITRLLRDSLGGNAHTVVVACVSPSHHFVAETLNVLQFASKARHIRNCPGPAPPLTDIKSDPNTWQSGEARLRELEYEVETLRELLKEKEKDMEREKTGSSGGDEDGFKLPSQMNVSKLDKRLNQGKAGQYLLLAKEAATLLANLSEASPSDLFRQNMQDWQERLAAVSQSHQTDNIDCSEGAGDQPPHIASLKLRGDLSKCQEALKEKEHHLEQKDEELRRIQKEIEKLLEERRTLLLALEEENERSRIQTEQLVNKQILIDRLRSNLMAVPGMTPGASGEASPSGNSCTRPHSVPLIRHSSLHHTRKIHSSPPACSLERVMAAFRMRGHLLLAEIEEKDEVYCPFITQQAESEERSRNNYEEEEMEMEGSMCRKKFRHSLNRTWTSWEKKLLLKPKSTGLELDNGKTAEQESDQIADTKENLMKKVRRCSNAERRIHELTVNMLMKEDLIKELDKTERETKVVDRDDTGEGKMLERLSMQSQQIRAEVYHSLQNMRQARAKLQRSLRELDDTADSNRKLYQDKEQPLESSAVPKGCHQEAPGSTLHDSSWLEEEEERVIQKRAQLQELEEELKRKEEVLHHREACLQQKNKLEIKMLQSSQALSRDLLHVSVQLEFVEEQLQSQNSVRKTRGVTIGGLEKERDTLKMRRDTLEAQLRDNRVLTVEEEHSLLQLEEAIEALDTTLEFKNHSIQDQQKHLLVRNSPLHESKDTEPAEHADITRKLKKLSLPEAIEQLIKYFNKVVCLREAERRLHLQCEELELHAGEQEAALREMEAAMQRLTLDADRRLTQQHRDHQNIIQLLLKKLKEGVSGEAQQQIQDRIQHLEKELFFYRSSSRQLKKKLKDVFSDTDNQSPCTQESRQRQDTHIPVGRNKPKTYCEEAGKTTHISTTYTKIYTEQTDAKDLTPSPSVIQLLPKTKTSENSKVLSQSNERSTRGQPVRSSEMTPVRLCRRELREIPAADLQLYGSATRRHQSAVNSSYESMMEDSIEVPRNT, encoded by the exons ATGAGTGAGGTCTGTGTCCGGGTGGCGGTCCGTATCCGTCCCCTGCTCCGCAGAGAGCTCCTCCACCACCACAAAGTCTGTGTCCGGGTGGTGCCGCCGGGCTCCGCGCAGGTGATGCTCGGCTCGGACCGCCTCTTCTCTTTCGACCACGCGTTCGGACCGACTGCCAGCCAGGATGAGGTGTACGAGTCCTGCGTCCAGCCCCTGGTGGAGTCCCTGCTCGACGGATACAACGCCACCGTGTTTTCTTACGGACAAACGGGGTCTGGCAAGACGTACACACTGGGAGGCGGAAGCCAGG ATGAAGGAGGAATTATTGAGCGTGTAGCCCAGCATGTGTTTTTGTTGCTGGCGACGCAGAAGAACAATGAAAGTGTGGAAGCCATGGTGCGGGTCTCATACATGGAGCTGTACAGAGAGGAACTACGCGACTTGTTGGACATGAACACCAATTATAAAGAGCTTCACATCAGAGATGATGAAAAGGGGAACACAG ttGTGGTTGGTGCCCGAGAGATGGTTGTCACCTCAGCCGAAGAGCTGCTCAGTGTTGTTGAGATGGGAAACGCCCTTCGTCACACTGGCGCAACAGGAATGAACGAGCACTCCAGTCGCTCTCACGTGATCCTCACCCTTCAGGTCAACATCTGTTCTCAAAGCAACAACAACCCATCTTTAAAGTCAGTGCGGTCGTCCAAACTCTGCCTGGTGGACCTGGCAGGCTCAGAACGTGCTGGCAAAACTGAAAACACTGGAGCACAATTCAAGGAGTCTGCACTCATCAACACAGGCCTGCTTGCACTCGGTAATGTTATCCGCGCCCTCTCCGACCGTCGGCGATGTCGACGTGGCAACAGCTGCAGCGGTGCACATGTACCATACCGTGATGCCAAGATCACTCGTCTCCTCCGGGACTCGCTGGGAGGCAACGCCCACACGGTGGTGGTGGCATGCGTGAGCCCGTCCCACCACTTTGTTGCTGAGACTCTGAATGTACTTCAGTTTGCATCCAAGGCCCGTCACATTCGCAACTGTCCAGGACCGGCACCCCCTCTAACAGATATTAAATCAGACCCTAACACCTGGCAATCCGGTGAGGCTCGACTCAGGGAGCTGGAGTACGAAGTTGAGACACTGAGAGAGCTTCTgaaagagaaggagaaagaCATGGAAAGGGAGaaaacaggaagttcaggtggaGATGAGGATGGCTTCAAACTGCCCAGTCAGATGAATGTATCCAAACTGGATAAGAGGTTGAACCAAGGCAAAGCTGGCCAGTATCTCCTTTTGGCAAAGGAAGCTGCAACCTTGCTTGCAAATCTCTCCGAAGCATCTCCAAGTGATTTGTTCAGGCAGAATATGCAAGACTGGCAGGAGAGACTGGCAGCTGTCAGTCAGTCACATCAGACAGACAATATAGACTGTTCAGAGGGGGCTGGAGACCAACCTCCACATATAGCCTCCTTAAAACTGAGAGGAGATCTCAGCAAGTgtcag GAAGCTCTTAAAGAAAAGGAACATCATTTAGAGCAAAAAGATGAAGAACTGAGACGGATTCAAAAAGAAATTGAGAAACTGCTTGAAGAAAGAAGAACCCTACTATTAGCTTTAGAGGAAGAGAATGAACGTTCTCGAATACAG ACAGAACAACTGGTGAACAAGCAGATTCTGATTGATCGCCTTCGCAGCAACCTCATGGCTGTTCCTGGGATGACTCCAGGGGCATCTGGAGAAGCAAGTCCTTCTGGGAACTCATGCACGAGACCCCACAGTGTCCCTCTGATTAGACACAGCTCTCTACACCATACCAGGAAG ATTCATTCCAGTCCTCCCGCCTGTTCGCTGGAGAGGGTGATGGCAGCTTTTAGGATGCGTGGTCATCTCCTGCTGGCTGAGATTGAGGAAAAAGATGAAGTCTACTGTCCATTCATTACACAACAGGCAGAAAGCGAAGAAAGGAGTCGAAATAATTATGAAGAGGAGGAGATGGAAATGGAGGGATCTATGTGCAGAAAGAAATTTAG GCATTCCTTAAATCGAACATGGACAAGCTGGGAAAAGAAACTACTACTAAAACCCAAAAGCACTGGACTGGAACTGGATAACGGGAAGACAGCAGAGCAGGAGTCTGATCAGATCGCAG acacaaaagaaaacctAATGAAGAAGGTAAGACGATGCAGCAATGCTGAAAGAAGAATCCATGAACTGACAGTCAACATGCTCATGAAGGAGGACCTCATCAAAGAACTTGACAAAACCG AAAGGGAAACAAAAGTAGTGGACAGAGATGATACAGGAGAAGGGAAAATGTTGGAAAGACTGTCCATGCAGAGCCAGCAGATTCGAGCAGAGGTGTACCACAGCCTTCAGAACATGAGACAGGCGCGAGCAAAGCTTCAGAGGAGCCTCAGGGAGTTGGACGATACAGCTGATAGCAACAGAAAACTCTATCAAGATAAG GAACAACCTTTGGAGAGTTCAGCTGTCCCTAAAGGCTGTCACCAGGAAGCGCCAGGCAGTACG CTGCACGACAGCAGTTGGcttgaagaagaggaggaacgGGTCATTCAGAAGAGGGCACAGCTGCAGGAGCTGGAAGAAGAGCTGAAGAGAAAAGAGGAGGTGCTGCATCACAGAGAGGCCTGtttgcaacagaaaaacaaactcgAGATCAAGATGCTGCAGTCCAGTCAG GCTTTGAGTCGAGACCTGCTGCATGTGTCCGTTCAGTTGGAGTTTGTTGAAGAGCAGCTGCAGAGCCAGAACAGTGTGAGAAAAACCAGAGGAGTTACAATCGGGGGGCTGGAGAAAGAGAGGGACACGCTGAAGATGAGAAGAGACACTCTGGAAGCCCAGCTGAGGGACAACAGGGTGCTCACTGTGGAG GAGGAGCATTCCCTTCTCCAGCTGGAGGAAGCTATTGAGGCTCTAGATACAACTCTTGAGTTTAAAAACCACTCCATCCAGGACCAGCAAAAGCACTTGTTAGTTAGAAACTCACCTCTGCATGAGTCAAAAGACACAGAGCCTGCTGAACACGCTGACATTaccaggaagctgaagaagctctcaTTACCTGAGGCCATTGAGCAGCTGATCAAATATTTCAACAAG GTTGTTTGTCTGCGAGAGGCGGAGCGCCGTTTACATTTGCAATGTGAAGAGCTGGAGCTTCATGCAGGAGAGCAGGAGGCAGCACTAAGGGAGATGGAGGCAGCTATGCAGCGTTTAACCCTCGACGCAGACCGCAGGCTCACCCAGCAACACAGGGACCATCAAAACATCATTCAGCTGCTACTAAAGAAACTTAAAG agGGGGTATCAGGAGAGGCACAACAACAAATACAAGATAGAATCCAGCATCTGGAGAAAGAGCTGTTTTTCTACAGAAGCTCCAGTCGCCAGCTGAAAAAGAAGCTCAAAGACGTTTTCAGTGACACTGACAATCAATCCCCCTGCACACAAGAGAGCAGACAGAGGCAGGACACTCACATACCTGTAGGTAGGAATAAACCAAAAACATACTGCGAGGAGGCAGGAAAAACGACACATATTTCAACCACATACACAAAAATATATACTGAGCAAACAGATGCAAAAGATCTCACACCATCACCTTCTGTCATCCAACTACTCCCGAAGACGAAAACCTCTGAAAACAGTAAGGTACTTTCACAGTCCAATGAAAGGAGTACAAGAGGTCAGCCTGTGCGGAGTTCAGAGATGACACCTGTCAGACTGTGTCGCAGAGAGCTGAGAGAGATTCCTGCAGCTGACCTGCAGCTCTATGGTTCTGCCACTAGGAGGCACCAGTCTGCCGTTAATTCAAGCTATGAGTCAATGATGGAGGACTCCATAGAAGTGCCCAGAAACACGTGA
- the c12h9orf64 gene encoding queuosine salvage protein, which produces MEKPLLPRESGLFVAQHSRDVFIEDAGVKKVADMLYGLRHSDVLTASGWKMANPLAPAPTSDQALNWVFVVDTMNFSFWPEKEAQQCEVTYKGTTYTGFMTLCAAITRAMEEGVPITDPKYFSQISVEELGQVLRSDNETAMPMLQERHQVLTDGGRVLLEHGGSFRSFISQAGNDARKMVELIVEKIPSYRDEATYEGKRISFYKRAQILVADFWGVMEARGEGDIINMDWLTMFADYRVPQALVYLGVLQYSDALMQALKNGELLHSGDQREVEIRGCSIWSVELIKDGLHKMMLERDGETCNINSAVIDFYLWPFAKQHHKEMAHIPIHHTRCIYY; this is translated from the exons ATGGAGAAGCCTCTCCTTCCCAGAGAGTCTGGGCTGTTTGTGGCACAGCACAGTCGAGACGTGTTTATCGAGGACGCGGGAGTGAAGAAGGTGGCAGACATGCTCTACGGTCTCAGACACAGTGACGTCCTGACAGCTAGTGGCTGGAAGATGGCCAATCCCCTGGCTCCAGCACCCACCTCTGATCAG GCATTAAACtgggtgtttgttgtggatacCATGAACTTCTCCTTTTGGCCAGAGAAAGAAGCTCAGCAGTGTGAGGTGACCTATAAAGGCACCACTTACACAGGCTTCATGACCCTGTGTGCTGCTATCACCAGAGCCATGGAAGAAG GTGTACCCATCACAGATCCCAAGTACTTCTCCCAGATCAGTGTGGAGGAGTTGGGCCAAGTTCTCCGATCAGACAATGAAACAGCCATGCCGATGCTTCAGGAACGCCACCAG GTCCTGACCGACGGCGGTCGCGTGCTGCTGGAACATGGAGGAAGTTTCCGCAGTTTTATCAGTCAAGCCGGAAACGATGCTCGGAAGATGGTGGAGCTGATCGTGGAGAAGATCCCGTCTTACAGGGATGAAGCTACATATGAG GGCAAAAGAATCTCTTTCTACAAGCGAGCCCAGATCCTGGTGGCAGATTTCTGGGGGGTCATGGAGGCCAGAGGAGAGGGGGATATCATCAACATGGACTGGCTCACCATGTTTGCAGACTACCGGGTTCCTCAGGCGCTTGTCTATTTAGGAGTGTTGCAATACTCTGATGCACTGATGCAAGCATTGAAGAACG GTGAGCTGCTGCATTCAGGGGATCAGAGAGAGGTCGAGATCCGAGGATGTTCAATTTGGTCTGTGGAGCTGATCAAGGATGGTCTCCACAAGATGATGCTCGAGAGAGACGGAGAGACCTGCAACATCAACTCTGCTGTCATTGACTTCTACCTTTGGCCTTTTGCTAAGCAACACCACAAAGAGATGGCCCACATTCCCATTCACCACACTCGCTGTATTTACTACTGA